The nucleotide sequence TTGCAGGAGCTCAGTCTGCACCCTCCATTTCCCTCTCACTGTTCCCCTCCTGTTCTCACTCTCTGGGTGATGATTACTTCATGCTGTCAGCATGTTAAAGCTGTTTTGGGCTCAGAACTGTCTCATGTAACAGGGTGTTTGCCCCACTGAACAGAAAAATtggggaaaacagaaaaaaaagaaaagtaatttaaaagaaataaaattaaatctcATTTCAGACTGACCCCTCCAAACTAATTAGGATTCAAACTTAAATGCATTAGTTTGCTCCTAAGTCATTTTCACCCTCTTCTGTCCAAGGTAATTTACCATAACTGAGTCACTTTGCAGAATGCCTTCATAAATCCATTTCGAAGCAAAAGTAAAAAGCCTCTAACTGGGACCATGGACAAAAGTgtcaaggagaagagaaaaagcacaTTGTTTTCTGGCTACTGCTtccagcagacagcagctgcctCAGGAAGCTATGGACCTACAAATTACAGATGGACTGTTCAGCTGAGTGCAGGAACACACTGGAGGTGATGCTTCTAGCTGAGAAATAAAAACAACTCACACTGCCCAATTTCTGACTCTTGTCTCcagtctgctccaggcccccagaAGTGCTATTTGCCACCATCAATGTTGAAAAAAGTGTGTATGAAGTGGGTGAGGAAGTAGAGTACACCTGTAGGCCTGGCTTTGTCCCCAACAATGGCCAGAGGAAGTACACCTGCCTCCCGACTGGCAAATGGCCTCTCAATACGCTGCTGTGCCTCCGTAAGTAAGCCAGAGCAAAGCCTGCTCCTAGGCTTTGTGCTAAGCGTGGATCTGAAAAGATTATTTCATAGTCTGCGTAGGGAAACTGATTGATCTGCTTCTGTTCTCCACTTGTTCTTCCCTTACTTGCTGGGGTGTATGAGGGAAAAGAGGGGCTGGTAACAGGGGAAGGATATTCCCAGACATGTCCCACACTTTTCCTtaagcctctgctcctgggaggTGATATAGTTTGGACCCGGCCAAGGTGATCCTTAATCTGACTCCTAAACATACACTGCTTGATAGCACCTGCATTTCTTGTATCCCTCACTGTTCATTTTTACCATTTCAttgcagagaagtcattctccTCAGACAAGCGAGTGTTAAAACCCATTTAACCAGAAAACCTTCAAAGCTCCTTATTTTGATAGAAATATAGAACAGCTTGACTCATGAAATGTAGTATATGGGAATGGCAAACAGGAAAGACACTATGACCCCTTTATGATCAGCTCAATTTTGTTATCCTAGCTTCATGCCTTATGAAATAATACTAtcctttttaaaaatcttttcatTAACAGCAAAAAGATGTCCCAGTCTTGGAAACTTGGAGCATGGGAAAATGGATTTTATAGACTCCCACTATCAGAGTTCTGTAAGTTTTTCATGTGAACCAGGGTAAGTGTTCCCTTCCTCCTGTTCTTAAATCAATAACCCGAATCACTGTCTTACAGTCCAGTATCCACTACTACAGTACAGGGAACTTAGAAAATGGCACATAAACCCCGACCTCCACTTCGGAAACTAAAATAACCCCAAGAGCATATCTGGTGATGCTCCCCTGTTCTATCTTGGCTGTAACAtcctgcagctttgctgctccaAAGCAATGTCTTACAGATATGGAAGCCATCAAAATAGCAGAGATTTTATGCAAAGATTTATTCTGGACTGCTTTCCCCTGCTTTTGAAATCCTCTTAGTACATCATGAGATTAAATCCTACAGTAGGGAGAAGATAATCTCCATCTAAGTTGTTATACCATTAGGCTTTGGAGACTGAGAATTTTGTTTCCATGCCTTTCCAAGTTcaataaatgaaaacaaaaggtaAATCCTAATTTGGTCCCTGAGTAAAATGCACTTTTACTCAAGCCTCCTTGCTAGCTTTAGAAATGGGGATGCACTTAGAGCAAAATAGTTATGGTAAATGAAGGGAAATATTTGAGAGCAGCACACAGTTCATTTTACTTGGGTAATTAATAAATTAACAGTGCTTACCTGGGAAGGCCACAGGTGAGACAATCCAGAGTTCACTGAAAAGTGTCaacagcctcagccacctccttcTGCAAAGCAGGAGCAAGAGGAGGCTTAAATAAATTGAGCTTTGACACCAAATGTAGCAATGGGACCTGATTTAATTTTGCTAATTGGAATTTACTGGTTCTCAGCTGTGTGGTATTGATAGATCCACCATAAGCATTTCTGTAAAACTCAGAGCAAGAGCTAATAATAGAAGCACATAGGACAGGAGAGAAGCATTTAGAGTCCACATAGAAATTAAATGGGGGTACCTGGCATCTCACTGACTTCAGTGCTTAAGAGTGCTAAGTTCTGTGCAATAGGTTGATCCTAATTGTCATAATTAGCTAGGAACTCCTCCCAAGAAACCATAACATTTACATTAGCAGTCACAGATCAATGCTCACCACTTACATACATCCACGGTATTAATCAGTTGTAGAAATTAATATAGGAAATAGACTATATAGTTGAAAAGGGAAAACATCTCTTTTTTTCTATCCAGCCTTTTGTCTGGTCTTTGCAATGCCAGAATTTCCCATATCTGAATCTAAACTTCCTTGGAGGTCAGCAAATGCTAGAACTAGAGAAAGATTTCAGAACTGGACTCTTTAGTCTGTTTGTGATGGTAAACTTCCTTGCAATAAGGAACTTGAATCTTCTCTCTGTTCATTAAGCTTTCTGATAAGCAGATCTTTTTGTTTTCAGGTACAACCTTCTTGGAACAAGAACCAGCCAATGCATGGCAGATGGAAAGTGGAGTGGAACTTTTCCACAGTGTCAACGTATGTGTTTAAGTACTAAATAACTGCTCTATCCTTATTCTGACCACAGAAAAACTCCTTTCCATTGCTCACAAGCACATATACACTAATTCAGAGGCCACCTACAGTGCAGAAAAAATGGTTAGGAGAAATCAAGAAGAACCTTGTCTGTTTGGCTTTAGCTTTGTGGTGGTAGTTTTAGAGAAACAGTTTAAAGGTCTGTACCCAAGGCCAAGATCAGAGAGATGCTGTTTACAGCTGGCGGTAAGATGCTTATTCACTCAAATTCATTCTCCCAGTATATAAAAGGAGGATATTGTCATGCTTTTGCAGCAGTTGTATGTGAGTTTGCTATAGCCTGTCCTGAAAAAGCATGATATTGTCTGAAAAAACATAGCAAAACTCATGAATTGCATACTCCAAGACTCCTGAGACTTTAAGTCTGCACTTTTTGTTTTGCAAGCCTCTCTCCATAAAGGGTGGTGTGTGTTCATTTGGTTACAAGCACATTGCTCCTTTGATACTAGTAATAATTTGATCTTTAAGCCTTGATTTCTATGAATTCTCTGCTTCCCTAGCTGTGACTTGTGCACCTCCCCCAATTCCTGAGTTTGGAGTCCTTTCTTACCGTGGCTTAAAGCCTGGGAATGTTTCTAAGTACCTGGACACGATTACTTTTGAGTGTGTGCCTCCTCTCGCCCTTATTGGGAATGAGACAGCTACCTGCATGGCCAATGGGAACTGGAGCAGCATTCCAGAGTGCAAGGGTAAGTAACTGACTTTTACACACTCCTAATCATATTGTATTTATAAAACTATGTGAAGAGCCTTAATAAtgtttgattattatttttttaatgtagttgTTATTGCAAACACACAATAGAATAATTCTGGAAGTCAGGCCGATGTGTGCAAGGTATTTGCTACCAAAGTTGCACTCAACATAGGATTGACAAAATATTTGCTGCAGGTACAAAGGTTATATAAACAAGACCTGCTAAATGTAGTTCATGTTGTGGAAGGAATCAGAGCTCAGCCTCCACAGCTCAGTGAGTCTTTTATTCTGCTATGTGCTAGGATTAATTTAAGAGAGAGACAACCTCACCCCTAGTCCAGAGAACTCCGCTGCTTTCAGTGAAACTATGCCACATTTAAGTAGCTTTTGGATATAACCATGCATGCAGTGCTGGTGTTCCCACCAtaaaaaggacacagagctgttggagggagtccagaggagggccacaggaatgatccaagggctgaagcacctctgctatgagaacaggctgagggagctgggattgagcCCAGAGACGAGAAGGTTCAAGGGGGAACTTAGAGCTgcttccaacacctgaaggaatcctacaggaaggctggagagggtctcTAGGATCTCTAGCGACGGGACAatagggaatggttttaagctaagggagagcagggttagactggatcttagggaGAAGtccttcagtacaagggtggtgagactctggaataggctgcctggggaggttgtggatgcctcctccctgggcatgttcaaggccaggctggatgaggccttgagcagtcaaGTCTAGTTGAGGGGTGTCCCTACCCACGGTggggagtagatgatctctaaggtcccttccaacctaagccattatATGATTTAAATCAAGCAATGTGtatttattgtggctttcctctGATTCAGTTTTCCTGTGGAAGAAGCTGAAATGAGCCTCCGTAGAAGTTTCATGTATTTTTGGAAAGTGCGTCTTTTAGAGCTGCAATGCTGATAAAtccttggttttggttttgcaccACAGTTGTCACATGCCCCACTCCAACTGGGATAGAGAATGGATTCCTAGAGCTTGTTGCCCGTAGAACGTATCACTACAACGAGAGTGTCAGCTTTGGCTGCCAGCCCAGATACGTGATGGATGGACCTAAGCATTCCCGATGTGAAAAGACTGGAAACTGGTCCACAAAGCCAACCTGTAAAGGTATCTATCCCTAAAGAACCTCCCATCAAACTGAATTTTCCTAAAAGACCATTGCTCTGATCGTTGTGAGCATTGCACCTCGGAGCAAGAGTTGttctcaaaacaaaaccaaagtagTAATTTCAAGGCCCTGATAAGTGAAGACCACTCCCAGTGTTGAACACTGGATGTGAATGTGACATGAGGAATCTGAACTGACCTCAGTAATCTGCCCTGTAACTTTATTTTGCctatttcctcctctcttcctattTAATATAAGTAGTAATTTTACTGAGGCTGGATTTTCAGTGGAAACTTTTGACCCTCTGCTTGGGGGGGTCTGAATTTCTTCATCATTGCCACACCAGCAGAAGTACCACATAGGTGTGGGACACGTTACTTTTCATTCCCAAATGTCACTTGTACAGATTTCTGATGGGTTCTAACCCACCTGCTTTTCAAAACAGAGTTCTAATTATCCTCATGTGTCACTTGTAACTGGATTGTTTTACAGAACCATGTAAAATACCAGTGAAGAAAGCTGTAGTATTGTACAATGGTGAGAAGAAAAGAGTTCAGAACGACCTTAAGGAGGGCATTCTGCATGGAGAAACTATATCCTTCTTCTGCAAGAATAAAGACAAATCCTGTGCCTATACAGTAGCTGTGCCATGTGTGGATGGCAACCTGACTCTCCCTGCCTGTTTCAAAGGTACAAGCTGGGCTAGTCACAATCTAGCTTCTGCTGGAGGAATACCAAGTACTATAGTGTGGGGGCAATGCCATAACTCATCTTTGAGTCCTAGTTGACTGACTAGTTCATCTGCCTTGTACTAAAATGATTTCTTCCTAAatggaagaaatttcttcacagatggAAGAAAtagcctgagaggagaggatGCAGAGCAGGCTTTTCCTTTGGATATACCACAGCCCTGCTTCAATATCTGTTCTTAGAAGGTGTTATTTAGAGATGGCCTAGTGCAAACAAAGGGCATACATAAAATACTCAAGGATTTCATGAATCCTTGGATCAACATCTTCTGCAATGGAAAAGAGCCTGAACACTGATGCAGCCTTGAGAACCTGACAGATTCACTTCCATTCTGGTGAATTATTCCATGTTTATGTTGATCAGCAACATGCTGATTCTGGCTTTGGACCAGGAGTGTTTAAAAGCAGTTGACAGTTGCAGTGAGGAATTGTTGCTGGAGGAACTGGTTCACAGGCACACAGGTTTTCAGAATAAATAAGCAGAATACATCCTGAAGTGTGTTAGCAAGAGGAAATACTTTCCATTTGCCTTATCAATATTCCTCACAGAGAATATTCCTTGTAGGTTTTATTTTGATTTGTAAGTGAAGGGTAAAACACAGCCTTTGCATGATGAAAACATCTTTCTGCACGCTTGGCTTCTGATGGATATAGCTTAGCCTTCACTAAACCAGAATTAAAACAGCTCTGAAATGATGCATAGGTTGACTGTTCACCTAGCAGGGTCCGTAAGACCTTATTTTCAGCCTTTACCTGTTTGAAGAATTTAACTCAGGTTCTTAACTTGCTTTCAACAGAACGTGGCTTTTTTTCAACTCTTGTAAAGAAGGACCCCTCAGACATGAAACCATGTGAAGATCAAAAATGAATCAGAGAAGTAACACAGTGCTGAATCTCTGCCTTAATGAGACAAAATATTATGTAAAGAGAGGAAGACCTAGGTCCTGTGAGTGCGTATTTCCAGGCCAACTCTGGTCTCTCTGTGAATGCAGCCTCAGCTGTTTTCCCAACGCCCATCCCTTTCCCTACCAGCCTTTCACAAGCTATTACACTATTTCGTCCATTAACTTTCATTGCCTTTCCTCTGCCTTCTACAAACTTCCTGCAATACTACTACTTCTCTTTCCATATTCCCAACACTTGTGCAACCGGAATTGACTTTCTCAATAGCAATTCCTTGACAATAAAGCAATTTTCAGCCAGTAGTGTGTTCTTATTTAGCTTTACCTAATCATCAGTCAAATCCTGGTGCTCTTAACTGGTTTATACAGAAAAGCCTGACTCATTCCTTAATTAGCTGGATTCTGATTCTGTTACTGCTCCCCTGTGATAGGGAGTGGACCTTTAATTACAGATAGACAGAGGGACACCAGCCAAGGATTTTCCAGAATTTACATAAGTAGAGAGATGGAGATTTCCAAATGAGTTTAGAAATCAAGTACCCAGCCATGATTCAAATGCCAATAGCATCAGATAAATGGTTCTTTTGCATTTCTAAGCAAGGAAGTTAACAAGGCCATTTATGTTTCACAGATTCTAGCTTCACCTGAACCTCTGGTTTTATAGAATTGTTAATTTTTACCACTGTTTCAATATTATGCAATGAAACAgattccttcccctccctcccccccccaagaaaaaaTGAGAACTGCAAACTGTTGAGCAATAGTAACCATTTCTGGTCATTAAGTAGCTCTGAAGTAAAAGGTACTTTTAATCTGATTTATGATACAAGCAGTTCACTGCTTGTCTGGCAAGTTTTGTGCTGATGTCTATttccattcagaaaaaaaataatgataatttcAACATCCTAAAAAGCAACAAATAAATATTTGCTGTACACTGAAATTGTCATGAGAGTCTTATGTGGTTCTCTCTGAAGCAATAAAGCCTCTGGGACTGAGAGCAGAAACGGCACATTAAGCAAACTGCTCCAGAACTTTTTAAAAGGCCATTTAACATTGGGATCAAACTACTTGTAAGATGCTACAGCTACCATTAAAAGACTCTGAACATACTCTTATTACCTTTTTTCTGAAGGCTGCACATGAATATTTTAGTAGCATGACTGATATAATTTGTTCTTGTACTTCCTATTTTTAAGGAGAAATTGAGGCAGCTATTATTATTTAATACTTTATACTCATCAGTGAGTTAATTCTCTAAAGGCAGACAGACAAATTCCCACTAGCAGCCAAAGAGAGCATTTCCTTGTACAATGAGCACTGTTTTGCTTCCTAACATATTTAGGTGGGATCAtaggctcatagaatcatttcagctgaaaaagaaCTTTAGGATCACTTTATCTAagtctaccaagtctggtagagcctgtccctcagcaccacatctctgcctctttcaaacacttccagggatgggcatccaaccacctccttggggagtctgttccagtggttgagaaccttttcagtgaagaagtttcttccaatgtTCAaactaaaactcccctggtgcaacttgaggctattcctctcatcctattatttgttactagggaaaaggtactgacacccacctcactccaaacttttttcagggagttgtagaaagcgagaaggtttcccctcagcctccttttctccagactaaacatccctTGAACAACATTTGACTCCCAGGCCAAGACCTCCACAAGTACTTTTCACCATGTACAgaaagcagctggcaggaaCCCATCTCTTTGGAAATCCAGTCTACATGTTGTGTGGATACACTTCTGGGATCGGGATGTTCAGGACTGGAGCCAAGACACCAAGCACAGTTTAATATTAACTTGCCTTTCACAGCAAAACTCTGTGAAGCTGGGGTAAGTCAAGTTAGCATCTGCTGACACAGAAATGCTACTTCTGCACAAAAAGAGTTGCCCCAGGAACATTCAGATCTTTCTAAGCAAATTTTCCCAGTCCTACTTGCCCATGCTGCAGGATAACAACTGATCACAGCAGCTGGCCCTGCTTCCTGGCTGGATATTTGAATACTTGAAAGAATCACCCTTAGGAGCCAATATTCACACACTGAATTTATTATCTAGTCTCCCAAagcaaagaaggagaaaaataaatctgtgacCTGATGAGTCTTTGAAGTGGTGAGGTGTTTGTGAATCACATCTTTTCAGATATGAAAGATTTGCTTAGAAGGTCTGAAAAATAATGTATTGCAATGAGAGGTGTTCTGAAGGCTGGTACAAGTGAGTGAAACCT is from Dryobates pubescens isolate bDryPub1 chromosome 20, bDryPub1.pri, whole genome shotgun sequence and encodes:
- the APOH gene encoding beta-2-glycoprotein 1 produces the protein MYPLALLTCAVALSHCTLAARVCSRPPEVLFATINVEKSVYEVGEEVEYTCRPGFVPNNGQRKYTCLPTGKWPLNTLLCLPKRCPSLGNLEHGKMDFIDSHYQSSVSFSCEPGYNLLGTRTSQCMADGKWSGTFPQCQPVTCAPPPIPEFGVLSYRGLKPGNVSKYLDTITFECVPPLALIGNETATCMANGNWSSIPECKVVTCPTPTGIENGFLELVARRTYHYNESVSFGCQPRYVMDGPKHSRCEKTGNWSTKPTCKEPCKIPVKKAVVLYNGEKKRVQNDLKEGILHGETISFFCKNKDKSCAYTVAVPCVDGNLTLPACFKERGFFSTLVKKDPSDMKPCEDQK